Proteins encoded in a region of the Esox lucius isolate fEsoLuc1 chromosome 9, fEsoLuc1.pri, whole genome shotgun sequence genome:
- the LOC105006132 gene encoding acylphosphatase-2 isoform X2, protein MYTEDEGKKLGVSGWVKNTRQGTVVGQVQGPYIKVNEMKVWLSKVGSPSSRIDRAEFSNEKDIPKLEIHGFVTRY, encoded by the exons ATG TACACAGAAGATGAAGGAAAGAAGCTGGGTGTTAGTGGATGGGTAAAGAACACAAGGCAAGGAACAGTTGTTGGCCAGGTTCAGGGGCCCTACATCAAGGTCAATGAAAT GAAGGTGTGGCTGAGTAAGGTGGGTAGTCCTAGTTCACGAATTGATCGTGCAGAGTTCTCCAATGAGAAGGACATCCCCAAACTGGAAATCCATGGATTTGTTACACGGTACTGA